Proteins encoded within one genomic window of Mesorhizobium sp. AR10:
- the cimA gene encoding citramalate synthase — translation MKKQRLYLFDTTLRDGQQTPGIDFSVEDKIAIAKLLDEFGIDYVEGGYPGANPTDTAFFAEHRTASAKFVAFGMTKRAGVSASNDPGLAALVQSKSDAICFVAKSWDYHVRVALGCTNEENLEAIKASVEAAIAAGKEALVDCEHFFDGFKANPDYALACAKTAYDAGARWVVLCDTNGGTQPSEVRAVVGKVLSSGIPGDHLGIHAHDDTGQAVANSLAAVEAGVRQVQGTLNGIGERCGNANLISIVPTLALKPAFADRFETGISAEALTGISRLSRAFDELLNRAPEAQAPYVGASAFATKAGIHASALAKEPATYEHVEPHAVGNRRRVMVSDQGGKANFLAELKRRGIDMPKDDHRLDALISVVKEREAEGYAYEGADASFELLARRMLHGVPEFFNVTSFRCMVERRFDANGQLKTVSEAIVKVVVDGEEKMSVAEGHGPVNALDIALRKDLGKFQSEIADLELADFKVRILNGGTEAITRVLIESHDATGARWWTVGVSENIIDASFQALMDSIVYKLMKNRDMAGLVAAE, via the coding sequence ATGAAAAAACAACGCCTCTATCTCTTCGACACCACACTGCGCGATGGCCAGCAGACGCCGGGCATCGACTTTTCCGTCGAGGACAAGATCGCCATCGCCAAGCTGCTCGACGAGTTCGGCATCGACTATGTCGAAGGCGGCTATCCCGGCGCCAACCCGACCGACACCGCCTTCTTTGCCGAGCACCGGACAGCCAGCGCCAAATTCGTCGCCTTCGGCATGACCAAGCGGGCAGGGGTGTCGGCCTCCAACGATCCCGGTCTTGCAGCACTCGTCCAGTCGAAGTCGGACGCCATCTGCTTTGTCGCCAAGAGCTGGGACTATCACGTGCGCGTCGCGCTCGGCTGCACCAACGAGGAAAACCTCGAGGCGATCAAGGCCTCGGTCGAGGCGGCGATTGCGGCGGGCAAAGAGGCGCTGGTCGACTGCGAGCACTTCTTCGACGGCTTCAAAGCCAATCCCGACTATGCGCTGGCTTGTGCGAAAACAGCCTACGACGCCGGCGCGCGCTGGGTGGTGCTGTGCGACACCAATGGCGGAACGCAGCCGTCGGAGGTGCGCGCCGTCGTCGGCAAGGTTCTTTCGTCCGGCATCCCCGGTGACCATCTCGGCATCCATGCCCATGACGACACCGGCCAGGCGGTGGCGAATTCGCTGGCCGCGGTCGAGGCTGGCGTGCGCCAGGTCCAGGGCACGCTGAACGGCATTGGCGAGCGCTGCGGCAATGCCAATCTGATCTCGATCGTGCCGACGCTGGCACTGAAGCCGGCCTTTGCCGACCGTTTCGAAACCGGCATTTCGGCGGAGGCGCTGACCGGCATATCGAGGCTGTCGCGCGCCTTCGACGAATTGCTGAACCGCGCCCCGGAAGCGCAAGCGCCCTATGTTGGCGCGTCCGCCTTCGCTACCAAGGCCGGCATCCACGCCTCTGCTCTGGCCAAGGAGCCGGCAACCTATGAGCATGTCGAGCCGCATGCCGTCGGCAACCGTCGCCGCGTCATGGTCTCGGACCAGGGTGGCAAGGCCAATTTCCTCGCCGAGTTGAAGCGGCGCGGCATCGACATGCCCAAGGACGACCACCGGCTCGACGCGCTGATATCAGTGGTCAAGGAACGCGAGGCCGAGGGCTATGCCTATGAAGGCGCCGACGCCAGCTTCGAGCTGCTGGCGCGCAGGATGCTGCACGGCGTGCCGGAATTCTTCAACGTCACCTCCTTCCGCTGCATGGTCGAGCGCCGCTTCGACGCCAACGGCCAGCTGAAGACGGTCTCCGAGGCGATCGTCAAGGTGGTGGTCGACGGCGAGGAGAAGATGTCGGTGGCCGAGGGGCACGGCCCGGTCAATGCGCTCGACATCGCGCTGCGCAAGGATCTCGGCAAATTCCAGAGCGAGATCGCCGACCTCGAACTCGCCGACTTCAAGGTGCGTATCCTCAATGGCGGCACCGAGGCGATCACCCGCGTGCTGATCGAATCGCATGACGCGACCGGCGCCCGCTGGTGGACGGTCGGCGTCTCCGAAAACATCATCGACGCCTCGTTCCAGGCGCTGATGGATTCGATCGTCTACAAGCTGATGAAGAACCGCGACATGGCCGGATTGGTCGCGGCGGAGTGA
- the pip gene encoding prolyl aminopeptidase: MSSELRTLYPEIEAFESGMIDVGDGHQVYWERSGTRGAKPAVFLHGGPGGTISPKHRRLFDPKLYDLVLFDQRGCGKSTPNASLDANTTWHLVADIERLREMCGFDKWLVFGGSWGSTLALAYAETHPDRVSELVVRGIYTLTRAELEWYYQFGVSEMFPDKWERFLAPIPETERGDMMAAYRKRLVGSDRKAQIEAARAWSLWEGETITLLPDPETSTPFGEDDYAIAFARIENHYFVHAGWLEEGQLLRDAYKLSDIPGTIVHGRYDMPCPARYAWALHKAWPKADFHLVEGAGHAYSQPGILDRLIRATDRFAGK, encoded by the coding sequence ATGAGCAGTGAACTGCGCACGCTTTATCCCGAGATCGAGGCGTTCGAGTCCGGCATGATCGATGTCGGCGACGGACACCAGGTCTACTGGGAGCGCTCCGGTACCAGGGGCGCCAAGCCGGCGGTGTTCCTGCATGGAGGGCCGGGTGGCACCATCTCGCCAAAGCATCGGCGGCTGTTCGATCCGAAGCTCTACGATCTCGTCCTTTTCGACCAGCGCGGCTGCGGAAAATCAACGCCCAATGCTTCGCTCGACGCCAACACCACCTGGCACCTTGTCGCCGACATCGAGCGCCTGCGCGAAATGTGCGGCTTCGACAAATGGCTGGTGTTCGGCGGCTCCTGGGGTTCGACGCTGGCGCTCGCCTATGCCGAAACACACCCTGACCGCGTCAGCGAACTGGTGGTGCGCGGCATCTACACGCTGACCCGGGCAGAACTCGAATGGTATTACCAGTTCGGCGTGTCCGAAATGTTCCCCGACAAATGGGAGCGCTTCCTGGCGCCGATCCCGGAAACCGAGCGCGGCGACATGATGGCCGCCTACCGCAAGCGGCTGGTCGGCAGCGACCGCAAGGCGCAGATCGAGGCCGCCCGCGCCTGGAGCCTGTGGGAAGGCGAGACGATCACGCTGCTGCCCGATCCGGAAACCAGCACCCCGTTTGGAGAAGACGACTACGCCATCGCCTTTGCGCGCATCGAGAACCATTATTTCGTCCATGCCGGCTGGCTGGAGGAGGGGCAACTCTTGCGCGATGCGTACAAGCTGAGCGACATCCCCGGCACCATCGTCCATGGCCGCTACGACATGCCGTGCCCGGCGCGCTACGCCTGGGCGCTGCACAAGGCGTGGCCGAAGGCGGATTTCCATCTGGTCGAAGGCGCCGGCCACGCCTATTCGCAGCCGGGCATCCTCGATCGGCTGATCCGGGCGACGGACCGGTTTGCGGGGAAATGA
- a CDS encoding GFA family protein produces the protein MTETVRTGGCQCGAVRFRIRGALGRPSICHCRMCQKQFGSFFGALVTVPKDGVEWVREEPSYFQSSVNIDRGFCARCGTPMTYRQPGGLEIAIGAFDDRSDLAPQIQVNYAARLPWVETIFDKPVHQDPDYYARQESIISFQHPDHETSDWPAHGLQL, from the coding sequence ATGACCGAAACTGTTCGAACCGGCGGCTGCCAATGCGGCGCCGTGCGCTTCCGCATTCGCGGGGCGCTCGGCCGCCCCTCCATCTGCCATTGCCGCATGTGCCAGAAACAGTTCGGCTCGTTCTTCGGCGCATTGGTGACGGTGCCGAAGGACGGCGTTGAATGGGTGCGAGAGGAGCCGAGCTATTTCCAGTCGTCGGTCAACATCGATCGCGGATTCTGCGCCCGCTGCGGCACGCCGATGACCTACCGCCAGCCCGGCGGGCTCGAGATCGCCATCGGCGCCTTCGACGATCGCTCGGATCTCGCGCCACAGATCCAGGTCAACTACGCCGCGCGGCTGCCCTGGGTGGAGACGATCTTCGATAAGCCCGTTCATCAGGACCCCGATTACTACGCCCGGCAGGAATCGATCATCTCCTTCCAGCATCCCGACCACGAAACCTCAGACTGGCCAGCACACGGTTTGCAATTATGA
- a CDS encoding GFA family protein: MSLDNRPVYTGGCQCGAVRFRVEGALGDASICHCRMCQKAFGAFYAPLVSVRGAKLDWTRGQPKYFRSSNHVKRGFCADCGTPLTFTAPDGVGLAIGAFDEPQEIAPLIQWGTEAKLPYVDTIPQLPSEDTSADLSSAPYLADLVSYQHPDHDTEQWPPEEKS; the protein is encoded by the coding sequence ATGAGCCTCGACAACCGGCCGGTCTATACAGGCGGCTGCCAGTGCGGCGCGGTGCGCTTCCGCGTCGAGGGCGCGCTGGGCGATGCCTCCATCTGCCATTGCCGCATGTGCCAGAAGGCGTTCGGCGCCTTCTATGCGCCGCTGGTCTCGGTGCGCGGCGCAAAACTCGACTGGACGCGCGGCCAGCCGAAATATTTCCGCTCGTCCAACCATGTCAAACGCGGCTTTTGCGCCGATTGCGGCACGCCGCTGACCTTCACCGCGCCGGACGGCGTCGGCCTCGCGATCGGCGCTTTCGATGAGCCGCAGGAGATCGCCCCGCTGATCCAGTGGGGCACCGAGGCAAAGCTGCCCTATGTCGACACCATCCCGCAATTGCCCAGCGAGGACACCTCGGCCGACCTGTCGTCGGCGCCCTATCTTGCCGACCTCGTCTCCTATCAGCACCCCGACCACGACACCGAACAATGGCCGCCGGAGGAAAAATCATGA
- a CDS encoding VOC family protein — MIDHLGITVSDFDASKAFYDKAMAPLGASLLYMVPQEYTGGDKVGGYGRDRPVFWLHAGKDKPKDHQHVAFTARSRAEVDAFHAAALAAGGRDNGGPGLRPHYHPDYYGAYVFDPDGNNVEAVCHAPE, encoded by the coding sequence ATGATCGACCATCTCGGCATCACCGTTTCCGATTTCGACGCCTCGAAGGCCTTTTACGACAAGGCGATGGCGCCGCTTGGCGCGTCGCTGCTCTACATGGTGCCGCAGGAATACACCGGCGGCGACAAGGTCGGCGGCTATGGCCGCGACCGGCCGGTGTTCTGGCTGCATGCCGGCAAGGACAAGCCGAAGGACCATCAGCACGTCGCCTTCACGGCGCGCAGCCGCGCCGAGGTTGATGCCTTCCATGCCGCGGCCCTCGCTGCCGGCGGCAGGGACAATGGCGGGCCGGGCCTGCGCCCGCACTATCACCCAGACTATTATGGCGCCTACGTCTTCGATCCCGACGGCAACAATGTCGAAGCCGTCTGCCATGCTCCGGAGTGA
- a CDS encoding endonuclease domain-containing protein, with protein MGHDLVPLRQRKNAKSMRRVMTDAELKLWNELRAHRLMGMSFRRQVPIGPYIIDFACSAHRLIVEVDGSQHADAEHLRHDEARSAYLKANGWTILRFWNDDVIRDIDNVCQHIVIVAGLAGADMPASEPAREAVS; from the coding sequence ATGGGTCACGACCTCGTTCCGCTGCGCCAGCGCAAGAATGCAAAATCCATGCGTCGCGTCATGACCGATGCCGAGCTGAAGCTTTGGAACGAATTGCGCGCTCATCGGCTGATGGGGATGAGCTTTCGCCGGCAGGTACCGATCGGACCTTATATTATCGACTTCGCCTGTTCTGCCCATCGCCTCATCGTCGAGGTGGACGGCAGCCAGCATGCAGATGCCGAGCATTTGCGTCATGACGAGGCACGAAGCGCCTACTTGAAAGCGAATGGCTGGACCATCCTGCGCTTCTGGAACGACGACGTCATCCGCGATATCGACAATGTCTGCCAGCATATCGTGATTGTGGCCGGTCTGGCCGGCGCCGATATGCCGGCAAGCGAACCAGCAAGGGAGGCAGTTTCATGA
- the cysS gene encoding cysteine--tRNA ligase, which produces MSDASKGLQLYNTLTRSKEGFFPIDPRNVRMYVCGPTVYDFAHIGNARPVIVFDVLFRLLRQVYGEKHVTYVRNITDVDDKINARALRDFGDEIASGKLSLNEAIRRVTEKTADQFHRDVATLGCLEPTVEPRATEFVEPRADGKADMITLIQRLIERGHAYVAAGEVLFDTVSMPDYGQLSKRNLDEQQAGARVAVDAHKKSPGDFVLWKLSSPEEPGWDSPWGRGRPGWHIECSAMSAAYLGEVFDIHGGGLDLIFPHHENEIAQSRCAHGTDVMAKVWMHNGFLQVEGQKMSKSLGNFYSINELLETETFGGRKWPGEVLRLAMLMTHYREPIDFSVRKLEEAQNTLRKWKRAADLAPAAAQPLPAGVVEALSDDLATYAAFQLLTQLAGEAADGNAAAASLKAALLFLGFDVASADVDEGGVAKAIANRLALIAAKNWAEADRIRDELLAQGVQLKDGKDPVTGERVTTWEVKR; this is translated from the coding sequence ATGTCTGACGCATCGAAGGGCCTGCAACTCTACAACACGCTGACGCGGAGCAAGGAGGGTTTCTTCCCGATCGATCCGCGCAATGTGCGCATGTATGTCTGCGGTCCAACGGTCTACGACTTTGCCCATATCGGCAATGCGCGACCGGTGATCGTCTTTGACGTGCTGTTCCGTTTGTTGCGCCAAGTCTACGGCGAAAAGCACGTCACGTATGTGCGCAACATCACGGATGTCGACGACAAGATAAACGCCCGCGCGCTACGCGATTTCGGCGACGAGATCGCGTCGGGAAAACTGTCGCTGAACGAGGCGATCCGGCGGGTCACCGAAAAGACCGCCGACCAGTTCCATAGGGATGTGGCGACGCTGGGGTGCCTGGAGCCGACGGTCGAGCCGCGCGCCACCGAGTTCGTCGAGCCGCGTGCCGATGGCAAGGCCGATATGATCACCTTGATTCAGCGCCTGATCGAACGCGGCCATGCCTATGTCGCTGCCGGTGAAGTGCTGTTCGACACCGTCTCGATGCCGGACTACGGCCAGTTGTCGAAGCGCAATCTCGATGAGCAGCAGGCAGGCGCCCGCGTCGCCGTCGACGCGCACAAGAAGAGCCCCGGCGATTTCGTGCTGTGGAAGCTGTCTTCGCCGGAAGAGCCGGGCTGGGACAGCCCATGGGGCAGGGGCCGGCCGGGCTGGCACATCGAGTGCTCGGCAATGTCGGCCGCCTATCTTGGCGAGGTCTTCGACATCCATGGCGGCGGCCTCGACCTGATCTTCCCGCACCACGAGAATGAGATCGCCCAGTCGCGTTGCGCCCACGGCACCGACGTGATGGCCAAGGTGTGGATGCACAACGGCTTCCTGCAGGTCGAAGGACAGAAAATGTCCAAGAGCCTGGGCAATTTCTATTCGATCAACGAGTTGCTGGAGACGGAGACTTTTGGCGGCCGCAAATGGCCGGGCGAGGTGCTGCGGCTGGCGATGCTGATGACGCATTATCGCGAGCCGATCGATTTTTCCGTGCGCAAGCTGGAAGAGGCGCAAAACACGCTGCGCAAATGGAAGCGGGCAGCCGATCTGGCACCGGCGGCGGCACAGCCTCTGCCGGCGGGAGTCGTCGAAGCCCTGTCGGACGATCTCGCCACCTATGCCGCCTTCCAACTGCTGACTCAGTTGGCCGGCGAGGCTGCCGACGGCAACGCCGCCGCCGCATCTCTGAAGGCAGCGCTTCTGTTTCTCGGCTTCGATGTTGCATCGGCCGATGTCGATGAGGGCGGTGTCGCCAAGGCGATCGCCAATCGCCTTGCCCTGATCGCCGCCAAGAACTGGGCCGAAGCCGACCGCATTCGCGACGAGCTTCTGGCGCAAGGCGTGCAGTTGAAGGACGGCAAGGATCCTGTCACCGGCGAGCGCGTGACGACGTGGGAGGTGAAGCGGTGA